A genome region from Mugil cephalus isolate CIBA_MC_2020 chromosome 13, CIBA_Mcephalus_1.1, whole genome shotgun sequence includes the following:
- the wdfy4 gene encoding WD repeat- and FYVE domain-containing protein 4 isoform X1 has product MALTEVQNPTLKHERINKETGELSASGELSVSVELKVEGSCMNPQLSQVLKEQLQELGIHTVSSPDHRTDHVPFEQKRKHLAKILPLYIQVCEDGGRLESLDVKRLAALTADSVIHNIHSRLEGRPAEGARQEVVRFFQRPDEDADCEIKESQGWLLLKSLLLLTADSSDILSSINPGLPAALVKCLYLLVCLPAKKENIAIEETFQEPLTQVLLQLCRHPNNAEGLVETQELQCLIIGLTSLWDQSSASWRHQASRVLKAVSAVATSNTVPSLLGKNCVRLCIQNLLHISTDVSGPLLAEVAVAVFSFIRDTYHLNPTLFAEFDANNGYKALENILKRCEEGVSLDEFQPVEELLALIASFTLLGKTELKVALCITNPQPPGFKFDPALTKGLAVKNLPAFHLLQASLLRSQDSLFCCQLLRTLQTIWERDPANFFLLEWSVQSMAQLAPCVWRKPVPAQKIFFSLLEMVVFKLNYIPHETLRALLSVLKQSWAGTVAVGMAGIEFGVVALTCFHRMTVHSGMLADVLSDWGLLELLLGELRRRAKILRKAGVVSSSKINSQQVTSVEDSDKLLTTCMLQVVSTLTLRSIKNTVSVRDLGMVPYIKIFLDEDQYRGPALSILEQLAEINPEEFMSTAIGALCSSTQQELGLKLDLLQSVLRVLESPNSWDAFRRAGGFTGLLSLVIDMEGALSDHPKGQVWTFLGHQPLLDLLLLTLHILALAVHLHTVNAHHFETGGFYERLAEALLHLGCFHTVSLDREMWDGECFGPKSLQDSPSGKSFHQFVELAEAPKAPPAPTSTQCPVLPVTLRTCLRLLSYLDQFATGTFSSQELNMGLEPEERCDGDKDKLNRPAGYEGVHSGSPLLHSGSGPPSMEDKLGNSRNRGLSSSTFCSEFQYSRFTFDPIILHPGAIRVMMTLLPSVFTPEDPQLSMEVQFSLAHHIQGLVKSERNRQIMCEGRLVSTLLAQCQSILLSPNHPLHLPVTRILEKLSSQAITHLDFRKFLCLGDPLMCLLDKTVKQLECDPQVKAPFSNGQSTHTDAGSSQRTLKRTFSLLRSTASLGSAIPVHQIISLVSMTSPRTFRPHRLSSSPAFVEFDMSESGYGCLFLPSLATVKGVAADSISTGGIGGDCRGFPPAAGLSFSCWFQINRFSSACDSHPIRLLSVVRHMSRTEQQYICLSISFSAYDGCLVISTEEEAFTYLDMMEPEVCTPTSLTASLRFRCSSILVPGQWHHLVVVMAKDVKKSCLTSAYFNGKAVGTGKMKYIQPFPGQYVSMDPTAVIDVYGLIGTPAPWKEHAALVWRVGPSYLFEEALSPEAVGVMYTQGTTYLGNFLALHNTDTESVPLRLVPEERISFGINPAISTLTTVAQIREDYNEVDCRLIAKEMGIASRDHSTPVFLARNISQHLSGTARTIGAALVGRFGVRTFNPSSASNGFLFVGGPAVVLSLVAMAPDDGSLYAAVKVLLSVLETNPAMQQEMNRINGYKLLAFLLKMKSSLVSHRTFQLLQCLWSSVELSSGAGCLQNTSAFQALLCDLEVWQNTSDHLDLSVLNYFAEILKSSNDSSDATAMHRMGLLPKLLFEFSDLTVTFEKVKIISCIVTSLLKAYFSPVDISRLGLFLVYTLPPSGNVTEGSEIYDGDLSLDLLAQSCGPANLIWKRNQMLHVLCEILSSDSLLTTDQRNTVLDSLGSDWFLLFLQPHLHPSTLKLGLILLTHFLLSPSQQSSFRDGVLPGSLIESMEEPFAVMDNLRAHSWSYECRSTTCPGFDVLRGLLIRHTHLPQVYEALAALLLGKTISHTTEAKVHLDDMLQSFIDGQTDSPAQQLCVEAATILLDLVKVVITQPVSPTKHVSDSDVSWDVQLPASVMQFLCLLHNLRPRDPLWASPTFLHALAGVVYPRDVSKCIGEPCIKSEGVDKSHPSRKPVLDFMRILLMDSLLNVSANSNTHPFILLLEFSPDGASLEQKQSFQTELLELVMNIIHMLNYEDDSCTHLISQDSKDQTPEGQMVTLMENVVLFSENVLHKLYGGTFLGDSESLLNFFADQIVVALEKGQSQKEKTLSSLYSCTNKVLLYFLSQPRHSQEEKEAVIRALQTFMKRWDVAMATYNANVNFITCLLHCLLLIRSGSYPEGFGCVTKQTSPGLLPAKTRHSSFLANGADITTEERQLVSLAEACWSKVLLERQHMLEENCKMEISVCHKAEAGPASMTSVSPLWEEMAHKAWLLHTDCQKRKVASSSQKKFDMISSVLRAALGKPDQHSVTVEEFLSYMESHRQRGHSMFENMQTNNLQLRASEWESVSAMWLRVEAELLRERAVFGPGPGVVLSRDWVQDAAEGPNRTRSRIRRKALRRSKRVLGTMCLGLRSGIPEENKNKTDDETEPKILCEVGAEAKEDEDDEGQSCDRLTFFPILNETPAVAEGLPESSAPEPCSHTQDCPDIRVILQELHPGEEVKAKMCVVMVSGLRVTEGLLLFGKESLLFCEGFTLGPNGDVCCRKHHPSSVRDSFISTMLSKELPPARCRRSLYEDIKEARFMRFLLEDNAMEIFMKNGHSTFLVFLNKDHVSAYKRLTTVVPALKGRGVAEVIANAKKTPVVEKTALVKWQKGEISNFEYLMHLNTIAGRTYNDLMQYPVFPWVLADYQSETLDLSSPATFRDLSKPMGAQTEKRKQMFIQRYEEVENEGEDLSARCHYCTHYSSAIIVASFLVRMEPFSHTFQTLQGGFDIPERMFYSIKKEWESASKDNMGDVRELIPEFFYLPDFLLNSNHIQLGRMEDGTALGDVELPPWAKGDPQEFIRVHREALESEYVNSHIHLWIDLIFGFRQQGPAAVESVNTFHPYFYAQSSRQHAKDPVIKSTILGYVSNFGQVPKQLFTKPHPPRSGSKKEGSPPSHPTPFFFRLDKLKSTAQPFRELQRGPVGQILCLEKEVLVLERNRLLLSPQMGCFFSWGFPDNSCAFGNYAKEKIFAVCESLCDWGETLCAACPNPTTIVTAGSSTVVCVWDVAVTKDKLTHMKLRQPLYGHTDAVTCLAVSEVHSVMVSGSRDLTCILWDLEELSYITQLVGHTTSVSALTINEVTGDIVSCSGPLLYLWTMKGQLVACTDTSCGPQADILCVRFTQWHVWDNRNVVVTGCADGIIRIWRTEYTKTQLPGPPEEPVSPGQDQAERDVSSSCRVKSWERRLVLCQELNRNQYVSQRRAKNNPAITALAMSRTHATLLAGDAWGRVFTWVCE; this is encoded by the exons aaggaaaacatagCAATAGAAGAGACCTTTCAGGAGCCACTAACACAG GTTCTGCTTCAGCTCTGTAGGCATCCAAACAATGCGGAGGGACTGGTAGAGACTCAGGAGCTGCAGTGTCTTATCATTGGCCTCACATCACTATGGGATCAGTCCAGTGCTTCCTGGAGGCACCAGGCCTCCCGCGTCCTCAAAGCGGTCTCTGCTGTAGCGACAAGCAACACTGTCCCGAGCTTGCTAG GCAAGAACTGTGTGCGGCTCTGCATCCAGAACTTACTGCACATCAGTACTGATGTCTCAGGACCACTGCTAGCTGAGGTGGCCGTGGCTGTGTTTAGCTTCATCAGAGACACGTACCACCTCAATCCAACCCTCTTCGCCGAATTTGACGCCAACAACGGCTACAAGGCCCTTGAGAACATCCTCAAACG CTGCGAAGAAGGTGTGTCCTTGGATGAGTTTCAACCTGTGGAGGAGTTGCTCGCTCTCATTGCCTCTTTCACTCTGCTTGGGAAAACTGAGCTGAAAGTGGCTCTTTGTATCACTAACCCTCAGCCTCCAGGCTTCAAGTTTGACCCGGCGCTCACCAAAG GTTTAGCTGTAAAGAACCTGCCCGCGTTCCACCTGCTGCAGGCTTCTTTGCTGCGTTCTCAGGATTCTCTGTTCTGCTGTCAGCTTCTTCGAACACTACAAACAATATGGGAGAGGGACCCGGCCAATTTCTTCCTCTTGGAGTGGTCTGTCCAGTCGATGGCTCAGCTAGCTCCCTGCGTGTGGCGGAAACCGGTGCCTGCTCAGAAAATATTCTTTTCTCTGCTTGAGATG GTGGTATTTAAGTTGAACTACATCCCCCATGAGACCTTGCGGGCCCTGCTGAGTGTGTTGAAGCAAAGCTGGGCTGGGACAGTGGCTGTTGGAATGGCAGGGATAGAATTTGGAGTGGTGGCGCTCACATGTTTCCACAG AATGACTGTGCACAGTGGTATGCTAGCTGACGTGCTAAGCGACTGGGGTCTGCTGGAGCTTCTGCTTGGGGAACTGCGCAGGAGAGCTAAGATTCTTAGGAAGGCAGGAGTTGTGTCTTCCTCTAAAATAA ATTCTCAGCAGGTGACAAGTGTGGAGGACAGTGACAAGCTGCTCACTACCTGTATGCTTCAAGTTGTGTCAACTCTTACTTTGCGttcaatcaaaaacacag TTTCAGTGCGAGATCTTGGTATGGTTCCTTATATAAAGATCTTCTTGGATGAGGATCAGTATCGAGGTCCGGCTCTGAGCATTTTGGAGCAGCTAGCAGAAATTAACCCTGAAGAATTCATGAGCACAGCTATTGGAGCGCTCTGCTCCTCCACGCAGCAAGAGCTTGGGTTGAAGCTGGACCTTTTGCAG TCTGTGCTGAGGGTGCTGGAGAGCCCCAACAGTTGGGACGCCTTCAGAAGGGCGGGGGGCTTCACCGGACTGCTCTCCCTGGTGATTGACATGGAAGGAGCTCTGTCTGACCACCCAAAGGGACAAGTTTGGACGTTCTTGGGGCATCAACCACTGctggacctcctcctcctcactctgcaCATCCTGGCCTTGGCGGTGCATCTTCACACAGTAAATGCACATCATTTTGAGACTGGTGGCTTCTATGAAAGGCTGGCCGAGGCTCTGCTCCACCTGGGCTGCTTCCACACTGTGAGCCTTGATAGAGAAATGTGGGATGGAGAGTGCTTTGGACCCAAGAGTCTGCAGGACAGTCCTTCCGGAAAGAGCTTCCACCAGTTTGTTGAGTTAGCAGAAGCTCCCAAAGCTCCCCCTGCTCCCACCTCCACACAATGTCCTGTTTTGCCCGTCACACTTCGGACGTGCTTAAGGCTGCTCTCCTATCTCGACCAGTTCGCCACAGGGACCTTCTCCTCTCAGGAGTTAAACATGGGACTGGAGCCTGAGGAACGGTGTGATGGAGATAAAGATAAACTAAATAGACCAGCGGGGTATGAAGGAGTGCATTCAggatctcctcttctccactcGGGTTCAGGCCCACCTTCCATGGAGGACAAACTAGGAAACTCCAGAAATAGAGGACTCAGTAGCTCCACATTCTGCTCAGAGTTTCAGTACAG TAGATTCACCTTTGATCCGATTATTCTTCATCCAGGAGCGATCCGAGTGATGATGACTCTCCTTCCATCCGTCTTTACTCCAGAGGACCCTCAG CTGTCTATGGAGGTCCAGTTCTCACTggcacaccacatccagggtttGGTGAAATCTGAGCGAAACCGCCAGATCATGTGCGAAGGGCGGCTGGTCTCTACACTACTGGCTCAATGTCAGAGCATACTGCTGTCACCAAATCACCCGCTACATCTACCGGTTACACGAATCTTGGAGAAGCTCTCTTCTCAAGCCATCACACATTTAGACTTCAG AAAGTTCCTTTGTTTAGGGGATCCTCTCATGTGCTTGTTAGATAAAACAGTCAAGCAGCTCGAATGCGACCCACAAGTCAAAGCACCTTTTTCAAATg GTCAGagtacacacacagatgccGGATCTTCACAGAGGACACTGAAACGCACCTTCAGCTTGTTACGGTCCACAGCCTCTCTCGGTTCTGCCATCCCTGTCCACCAGATCATCAGTCTGGTCTCCATGACGTCGCCACGCACCTTCAGACCACACAGGCTCTCCTCCTCGCCTGCATTTGTAGAGTTTGACATGAGTGAGAGTGGATATGG CTGTCTTTtcctgccctctctggccacAGTAAAAGGAGTCGCTGCTGATTCCATCTCCACAGGTGGAATCGGAGGAG ACTGCAGAGGTTTTCCACCTGCAGCTGGTCTCTCGTTTTCCTGCTGGTTCCAGATCAACAGATTCAGTTCAGCCTGTGATTCCCACCCAATCCGTCTACTGTCCGTGGTCCGCCACATGTCCCGGACTGAACAACAGTACATTTGTCTGTCAATCTCCTTCTCGGCCTACGACGGATGTCTGGTTATCTCCACTGAGGAGGAAGCATTTACATATCTGG ATATGATGGAGCCAGAAGTTTGCACTCCCACTTCTTTGACTGCATCGCTGAGGTTCCGGTGCTCCAGCATTCTGGTCCCTGGCCAATGGCACCACCTGGTTGTAGTCATGGCCAAAGATGTGAAGAAGAGCTGTCTGACCTCGGCCTACTTCAACGGCAAGGCAGTGGGGACAGGAAAG ATGAAGTATATTCAGCCGTTCCCTGGTCAGTATGTATCCATGGACCCCACGGCGGTGATTGATGTGTATGGGCTGATAGGGACACCTGCTCCCTGGAAGGAGCATGCTGCTCTAGTGTGGCGAGTGGGTCCTTCTTACCTTTTTGAAGAGGCTTTGAGCCCTGAGGCTGTGGGTGTTATGTACACCCAGGGCACCACGTACCTGGGAAACTTTCTGGCTCTGCACAACACAG ACACCGAGTCTGTCCCTCTCAGGCTGGTTCCTGAGGAGAGGATCTCGTTTGGCATCAACCCAGCAATTTCTACATTAACAACTGTTGCACAAATCAGAGAAGATTACAATGAAGTTGATTGCAGACTGATTGCCAAAGAG ATGGGGATAGCGTCTCGGGATCACTCCACCCCTGTATTCCTTGCACGAAACATCAGCCAGCACCTGAGTGGTACCGCCCGCACCATAGGAGCAGCGCTGGTTGGACGTTTTg GTGTGCGTACATTCAACCCCAGCTCTGCATCCAATGGCTTTCTGTTTGTCGGTGGGCCTGCCGTTGTTCTCAGTCTAGTTGCAATGGCGCCGGACGATGGCTCTTTGTATGCGGCTGTGAAAGTTCTTCTTTCAGTGCTCGAGACCAACCCTGCCATGCAGCAAGAAATGAACCGCATCAATGGATACAAG CTTCTAGCTTTCCTGCTCAAGATGAAGAGCAGCCTGGTGAGCCACCGAACCTTTCAGCTGCTACAGTGTCTCTGGAGCTCAGTGGAGCTGAGCTCTGGAGCTGGTTGTCTACAGAACACGTCTGCTTTTCAAGCTCTGCTTTGTGACCTGGAG gtGTGGCAGAACACATCAGACCATCTGGACCTTTCGGTTCTCAACTACTTTGCTGAAATCCTGAAATCCTCCAA TGACAGCAGTGATGCAACGGCCATGCACAGAATGGGCCTGCTACCGAAGCTGCTATTTGAATTTTCTGATCTGACTGTGACCTTTGAGAAAGTTAAGATTATTTCTTGCATCGTCACATCCCTACTTAAGGCTTACTTCAGCCCGGTGGACATAAGCAG ACTTGGACTCTTCCTGGTCTACACACTCCCTCCATCTGGTAACGTGACTGAAGGCAGTGAGATATATGACGGTGATCTTTCGCTGGATTTGTTAG CTCAGAGTTGTGGTCCAGCCAACCTCATCTGGAAACGCAATCAGATGCTACATGTGCTTTGTGAAATCCTCAGCTCAGACAGCCTTCTAACCACAGA CCAGCGAAATACGGTGCTGGATTCCCTGGGCAGTGACTGGTTCCTGCTCTTCCTTCAGCCTCACCTTCACCCTTCCACCTTAAAACTGGGTCTCATCCTGCTCACGCATTTCTTATTGAGTCCCAGTCAGCAGAGCAGCTTCAGAGATGGGGTGCTCCCAGGATCGCTAATAGAGAGCATGGAGGAACCGTTCGCTGTCATGG aCAACCTTCGAGCTCATTCTTGGTCTTACGAGTGCCGCAGCACCACCTGTCCAGGCTTTGATGTCCTGCGAGGGCTGCTGATCAGACACACCCACCTGCCTCAGGTGTATGAAGCTctggctgctctgctgctgggGAAGACAATCAGTCACACAACAGAGGCAAAG GTGCATCTGGATGATATGCTTCAGTCATTCATCGACGGCCAAACAGATTCTCCTGCTCAGCAGCTCTGTGTAGAAGCTGCCACGATACTGCTGGACTTGGTCAAAGTTGTCATCACGCAG CCTGTTTCTCCAACTAAGCACGTGTCAGACTCTGACGTGTCATGGGACGTGCAGCTCCCAGCAAGTGTGATGCAGTTCCTTTGTCTCCTCCATAACCTCCGCCCAAGAGATCCACTGTGGGCATCACCCACGTTCCTACATGCACTCGCTGGTGTTGTGTACCCTCGGGACGTTTCAAAG TGCATCGGGGAGCCTTGCATAAAAAGCGAAGGTGTGGACAAGAGTCATCCAAGCAGGAAGCCGGTGTTGGACTTCATGCGTATTCTCCTAATGGACAGTCTTCTTAATGTGTCTGCTAACTCCAACACGCATCCTTTTATTCTGCTGCTGGAG TTTTCCCCTGATGGTGCATCACTGGAGCAGAAGCAGAGTTTCCAGACAGAGCTGCTGGAGTTGGTTATGAACATCATCCACATGCTCAACTATGAAGACGACAGCTGCACCCATCTCATCTCACAAG ACTCAAAGGATCAAACGCCTGAAGGACAGATGGTGACGTTGATGGAGAATGTGGTGCTTTTCAGTGAAAATGTGCTGCACAAACTGTACGGTGGAACGTTCCTGGGAGACTCTGAGAGTTTGCTCAATTTCTTCGCAGATCAGATTGTGGTG GCTCTGGAGAAAGGACAAAGTCAGAAAGAGAAGACGTTGTCTTCCCTGTACTCCTGCACCAACAAAGTCCTGCTTTATTTCTTGTCTCAACCGCGACATTcccaagaagaaaaagaagcggTCATTAGGGCATTACAAACCTTCATGAAACGATGGGacgttgccatggcaacttaCAATGCAAATGTGAACTTCATTACTTGCCTCCTGCACTGTCTGTTACTGATACGGTCTGGCAG ctaCCCTGAAGGTTTTGGATGTGTGACCAAGCAAACGTCGCCCGGTCTGCTGCCTGCCAAAACCAGACATTCATCATTTCTCGCCAATGGAGCGGACATCACGACAG AGGAAAGACAGCTTGTGTCCCTAGCAGAGGCCTGCTGGTCAAAGGTCCTGCTAGAGAGACAGCATATGCTTGAAGAAAACTGTAAGATGGAGATCTCAGTGTGCCACAAAGCTGAGGCGGGGCCTGCTAGCATGACTAGCGTCAGTCCTCTATGGGAGGAGATGGCGCACAAAGCCTGGCTGCTACACACAG ACTGTCAGAAGAGGAAGGTGGCCAGCAGCTCTCAGAAGAAGTTTGATATGATCAGCAGCGTTCTTCGTGCAGCTTTGGGCAAACCAGACCAACACTCGGTAACCGTGGAG GAGTTTCTGTCCTACATGGAGTCACATCGACAGAGGGGCCACAGCATGTTTGAGAACATGCAGACAAACAATTTACAG TTACGAGCTAGCGAGTGGGAAAGTGTGAGCGCCATGTGGCTGCGTGTGGAGGCCGAGCTGCTGAGGGAGAGAGCTGTGTTCGGCCCCGGCCCAGGGGTGGTGTTGAGCCGAGACTGGGTGCAAGACGCCGCAGAAGGACCCAACCGCACCAGATCACGCATCCGCAGAAAGGCTCTGAGACGATCCAAACGG GTGCTAGGTACAATGTGTCTCGGTTTAAGGTCTGGTAttcctgaagaaaacaaaaataaaacggaTGATGAAACGG AGCCCAAGATCTTGTGTGAAGTTGGCGCAGAGGCTAAGGAAGATGAAGACGATGAAGGGCAGTCTTGTGACCGTCTGACTTTCTTCCCGATTCTGAATGAGACGCCTGCTGTCGCTGAGGGTCTTCCCGAATCCTCCGCCCCTGAACCCTGCTCCCACACACAAGACTGCCCCGACATACGCGTCATCCTGCAGGAGCTGCACCCTGGAGAGGAG GTAAAGGCCAAGATGTGTGTAGTGATGGTGAGCGGCCTCAGAGTCACAGAGGGTTTGCTGCTGTTTGGGAAGGAGAGCCTGCTGTTCTGCGAAGGATTCACTCTCGGTCCTAACGGTGATGTTTGCTGCAGGAAACACCATCCCAGCAG TGTGAGAGATTCCTTTATTTCCACCATGCTGAGTAAAGAGCTGCCACCCGCCAGATGCAGACGCTCTCTCTACGAGGATATCAAGGAGGCTCGGTTCATGCGTTTCCTTTTAGAG GACAATGCCATGGAGATTTTCATGAAAAATGGACACTCAACCTTCCTGGTATTTCTGAACAAAGATCATGTCTCTGCATATAAAAG gTTGACCACTGTCGTGCCAGCATTAAAAGGCAGAGGGGTTGCTGAGGTCATCGCTAATGCAAA AAAGACTCCTGTGGTTGAAAAGACAGCCCTTGTTAAATGGCAG AAAGGGGAGATAAGTAACTTCGAGTACCTGATGCATTTGAACACCATCGCTGGGAGGACGTACAATGACTTGATGCAGTATCCAGTTTTCCCCTGGGTCTTGGCTGACTATCAGTCAGAG ACGCTTGACCTGTCCAGTCCTGCGACTTTCCGTGATTTGTCCAAGCCGATGGGAGCTCAGACGGAGAAGAGGAAACAGATGTTCATCCAAAGATATGAAGAAGTGGAGAATGAGGGCGAAG ACCTGTCAGCCCGATGCCACTACTGTACACACTACTCCTCAGCCATCATTGTGGCCTCCTTCCTGGTCAGGATGGAGCCATTTTCACACACCTTCCAGACACTGCAG GGAGGGTTTGATATCCCAGAGAGGATGTTCTACAGCATAAAGAAGGAGTGGGAGTCTGCTTCCAAAGACAACATGGGAGACGTCAGAGAGCTGATCCCAGAGTTCTTCTATCTGCCCGACTTCCTGCTCAACTCCAACCACATCCAGCTGG GACGTATGGAGGATGGTACTGCTCTGGGAGATGTCGAGCTGCCTCCGTGGGCGAAAGGTGACCCCCAGGAGTTCATTAGAGTCCATCGAGAG GCCCTGGAAAGCGAATACGTGAACTCCCACATCCACCTGTGGATCGACCTTATTTTTGGATTCCGACAACAAGGTCCGGCTGCCGTGGAAAGTGTGAACACGTTCCACCCTTACTTCTACGCCCAGAGTAGCCGACAGCATGCTAAGGACCCTGTCATCAAGAGCACGATCTTGGGATATGTCAGCAACTTTGGGCAGGTTCCCAAACAG CTCTTCACCAAGCCCCATCCGCCTCGCAGTGGCTCTAAGAAAGAAGGGTCACCGCCATCCCACCCGactccattttttttcagactggATAAACTGAAGTCTACTGCACAGCCATTCAGAG agctgcagagaggccCGGTCGGTCAGATTCTGTGCCTGGAGAAagaggtcctggtcctggagaGAAACCGGCTCCTCCTGTCCCCTCAGATGGGCTGCTTCTTCAGCTGGGGATTCCCGGACAACAGCTGTGCCTTTGGGAACTATGCCAAAGAAAAG ATCTTTGCAGTGTGTGAGAGTTTGTGCGACTGGGGCGAGACGTTGTGCGCCGCCTGCCCCAACCCTACGACCATCGTCACCGCAGGGAGCAGcactgtggtttgtgtgtgggaCGTCGCAGTCACCAAGGACAAACTCACCCACATGAAACTCAGACAG CCGTTGTACGGTCACACAGACGCAGTGACGTGCCTGGCTGTGTCTGAGGTCCACAGCGTAATGGTGAGTGGCTCCCGTGACCTCACCTGCATCCTGTGGGACTTGGAGGAGTTGAGTTACATCACCCAGTTAGTGGGACACACAACCAGCGTCTCTGCACTGACTATCAACGAAGTGACT GGAGACATTGTGTCATGTTCGGGACCTCTGCTGTACCTGTGGACCATGAAGGGCCAGCTGGTGGCCTGCACTGACACTTCCTGCGGCCCTCAGGCTGACATCCTGTGTGTTCGCTTCACACAGTGGCACGTGTGGGACAACAGGAACGTTGTTGTCACGGGCTGCGCGGACGGCATCATACgg ATATGGAGGACAGAGTACACCAAAACACAATTACCTGGCCCTCCAGAAGAGCCCGTGTCCCCAGGGCAAGACCAAGCAGAGAGAGACG TGAGCAGCTCATGTCGGGTTAAAAGCTGGGAGAGACGTCTGGTGTTATGTCAAGAGCTGAACAGAAACCAGTATGTGTCACAACGCCGCGCCAAAAATAATCCAGCCATCACAGCACTGGCCATGTCCAG GACTCATGCCACTCTTTTGGCAGGAGATGCC